One genomic window of Oscillospiraceae bacterium includes the following:
- a CDS encoding phosphatase PAP2 family protein has protein sequence MKKGVIRLLELNLFLQNNGNIFLDKFFLLVSYLITDIPLVAVLCYVYWCINKDKGIRTGFILLNGMLFNFIVKDIFKVGRPYVKNSDIVNKDVKFGYGYSFPSNHSQLSMSLLFSVKRYFNIIKFFIPLLVLTLLIGFSRIYLGVHSIIDVLIGFLLGFFIVKISGNIIDNIMERKKYWYGFLFIIPGIIGIVFFNDHDSLKITYLYLGFLIGFLVENKYIGYKIPKKIYSKIINYLIGIIGIAAIYLLIENDIKYFVLGFYITFIAPLLFNLRLTIKSQEKKTKILKIIFSKSK, from the coding sequence ATTAAGAAGGGAGTGATCAGGTTGCTTGAACTAAATTTATTTTTGCAAAATAATGGCAATATTTTTTTAGATAAATTTTTTCTTTTAGTATCCTACCTTATAACGGATATCCCTCTTGTTGCCGTATTATGTTATGTTTATTGGTGTATAAATAAAGATAAGGGCATTAGAACAGGTTTTATTCTTTTAAATGGTATGCTTTTTAATTTTATTGTAAAAGATATATTTAAAGTGGGAAGACCTTATGTTAAAAATTCAGATATAGTAAATAAAGATGTAAAATTCGGGTATGGATATTCTTTTCCGAGTAATCATTCCCAACTTTCTATGTCACTTTTGTTTTCGGTTAAAAGATACTTTAACATAATTAAATTTTTTATTCCTTTGCTTGTTTTAACTCTTTTAATCGGTTTTTCAAGAATATATCTTGGAGTCCATAGTATTATAGATGTACTTATTGGTTTTTTACTCGGATTTTTCATTGTAAAAATTTCAGGGAATATAATTGATAATATAATGGAAAGAAAGAAATATTGGTATGGATTTTTGTTTATTATACCGGGAATTATCGGAATAGTTTTCTTTAATGATCATGACAGTCTTAAGATTACATACTTATATCTTGGATTTTTAATTGGTTTTTTAGTAGAAAATAAATATATAGGTTATAAAATTCCTAAAAAAATATATAGTAAGATTATAAATTATCTTATAGGTATCATAGGCATTGCGGCAATCTATCTGCTTATAGAAAATGATATAAAATACTTTGTACTTGGTTTTTATATAACATTTATAGCACCATTACTTTTTAATTTAAGACTAACTATTAAAAGTCAAGAGAAAAAAACGAAAATTCTCAAAATAATTTTTAGTAAGTCAAAATAA